CAGGCTGAAAATTCGAACCCGAGGTCCATGTCCCTATTCAAACGGTGAATTTGTTTCATTACGGCCGGCGTGAGGGGAATCCCCAGGCGTCGGTTTTCCGCTTCAGCGATCGCCTCCAGTTCTCCAGGGATATAGATTCGCTCGTGGCCCGGGGCTCTTTTCAACTGCCGGATCTCGTTAAAGATCTGTTTCATATGACGATGGATGAGCGGCGGGTCGCGGAACGCGGCCATCTTGATCGCTCCCAGAAAATGTCCGGTGGAGGGATTGACCTGACCGGACAAGATGCTGCACAACAGTTCTACCATCAGTGAGAGTGCATATCCCTTGTGGCTCCCGGTCTCAGGGCTTTCGCCGCCGAGAGGAAGCAGCGGAACGTCGAACATGAGGATTCCCTTGTCGTCAAGGCCAGGCGGACCGTAGGATTCCGGAACCCATCCCGCCTGAAGGGGCTTTCCTTCTTTGAGGCAGGTTTCTATCTTGCCCCGGGCAACGGCGGCCGTGGCCATATCGAGATAAAAATCAGGCGCGTTAGCGTTTCCCGGAATGCCGACGCTTAGCGGGTTGGAGCCCATAAAGGGCTCCATGGCAAACGTCGGTGTCACAATTCGTTCACCGTTGCTCATGCAAATCCCGATAAGCCCTTTTTCCATGGCCTTATGGACGTAATAGCCGGGATAACCGAAATGACTGGTGTTGGTGACGGCAACAAATCCGGTGCCGTGTTCAT
This is a stretch of genomic DNA from Desulfobacterales bacterium. It encodes these proteins:
- a CDS encoding Ldh family oxidoreductase, producing the protein MVEPRSLPEGSVRFPAAHIHEFICKVICKAGLLQSHAGKIADVLISADLRGIRSHGVARLPKFLSLIENGAVKKNPRMAFHAGSHTTGLFDADNGSGIVASDQAMDKALAMADEHGTGFVAVTNTSHFGYPGYYVHKAMEKGLIGICMSNGERIVTPTFAMEPFMGSNPLSVGIPGNANAPDFYLDMATAAVARGKIETCLKEGKPLQAGWVPESYGPPGLDDKGILMFDVPLLPLGGESPETGSHKGYALSLMVELLCSILSGQVNPSTGHFLGAIKMAAFRDPPLIHRHMKQIFNEIRQLKRAPGHERIYIPGELEAIAEAENRRLGIPLTPAVMKQIHRLNRDMDLGFEFSA